From Quadrisphaera sp. DSM 44207, the proteins below share one genomic window:
- a CDS encoding glucose-1-phosphate cytidylyltransferase, whose protein sequence is MTNEAPLADVPVVILCGGMGTRLREASEKLPKPLVDIGGKPILWHIMKTYSHFGFRRFVLCLGYKGDLIKEYFLSQRSRLNDFTLVLHGGGEPEYHTALDTEDWEITFAETGLTTATGARIKRVAHYLDAPRFALTYGDGIGPVDLPALFAQHTASKRLGTLTGVHPAGRYGEMQISGDAVEQFNEKPSTQTGYVNGGFFVFEREFVDKYLDDDPSEMLEHAPLGQLARDGGLGIFRHEGFWMGMDTYRDWTELNHRWDSGDAPWRVWRD, encoded by the coding sequence ATGACGAACGAGGCACCTCTCGCCGATGTCCCGGTGGTGATCCTCTGCGGCGGGATGGGCACCCGCCTGAGGGAGGCCAGCGAGAAGCTGCCCAAGCCGCTCGTGGACATCGGCGGAAAGCCGATCCTGTGGCACATCATGAAGACCTACAGCCACTTCGGGTTCCGCCGCTTCGTGCTGTGCCTGGGCTACAAGGGCGACCTGATCAAGGAGTACTTCCTCTCCCAGCGCTCGCGGCTGAACGACTTCACCCTGGTCCTGCACGGCGGCGGCGAGCCGGAGTACCACACCGCCCTGGACACCGAGGACTGGGAGATCACCTTCGCCGAGACGGGGCTGACCACCGCCACCGGGGCGCGGATCAAGCGCGTCGCCCACTACCTGGACGCCCCGCGCTTCGCCCTGACCTACGGCGACGGCATCGGTCCGGTCGACCTCCCGGCCCTGTTCGCGCAGCACACCGCCTCCAAGCGCCTGGGCACGCTCACCGGCGTGCACCCGGCGGGCCGCTACGGCGAGATGCAGATCAGCGGCGACGCCGTGGAGCAGTTCAACGAGAAGCCGAGCACCCAGACCGGCTACGTCAACGGCGGCTTCTTCGTCTTCGAGCGCGAGTTCGTCGACAAGTACCTCGACGACGACCCCTCGGAGATGCTCGAGCACGCGCCCCTGGGCCAGCTGGCCCGCGACGGCGGCCTGGGCATCTTCCGCCACGAGGGCTTCTGGATGGGCATGGACACCTACCGCGACTGGACCGAGCTGAACCACCGCTGGGACTCCGGGGACGCTCCGTGGAGGGTGTGGCGAGACTGA
- a CDS encoding septum formation initiator family protein, giving the protein MPARRPPAPRPAQSAAGRGGAGRAGGADRAEPAREPRAARAAGTADSAGAAGAAGAARAGRAWEGLQARLPWLRRLRGMTVGAGLVLASVLFGLVSVVPPLRSWVAQQAELGELREDVAARQVRVQQLQAEVDRWDDPAYVSAQARARLHYVLPGERAYVVVDPPTGAVPEDSAPPPAEEDESWLQELWRAVRGDSGTLEDGVLEGAP; this is encoded by the coding sequence GTGCCCGCCCGCCGCCCACCCGCTCCCCGCCCCGCGCAGAGCGCTGCCGGGCGGGGCGGTGCCGGGCGCGCGGGCGGCGCGGACCGCGCCGAGCCCGCGCGAGAGCCCCGGGCCGCTCGCGCGGCGGGCACAGCGGACTCTGCGGGCGCGGCGGGCGCGGCGGGCGCGGCGCGGGCGGGACGCGCCTGGGAGGGGCTGCAGGCGCGGCTGCCGTGGCTGCGCCGGCTGCGGGGCATGACCGTCGGGGCGGGCCTGGTGCTCGCGAGCGTGCTGTTCGGGCTCGTGTCCGTCGTGCCGCCGCTGCGCAGCTGGGTGGCCCAGCAGGCCGAGCTCGGGGAGCTGCGCGAGGACGTCGCCGCCCGGCAGGTGCGCGTGCAGCAGCTGCAGGCGGAGGTCGACCGCTGGGACGACCCGGCGTACGTCAGCGCCCAGGCCCGCGCGCGCCTGCACTACGTGCTGCCCGGGGAGCGCGCCTACGTGGTGGTCGACCCGCCGACCGGTGCGGTGCCCGAGGACTCCGCGCCGCCGCCGGCGGAGGAGGACGAGTCCTGGCTGCAGGAGCTGTGGCGGGCGGTGCGCGGGGACAGCGGCACCCTGGAGGACGGCGTCCTGGAGGGCGCCCCGTGA
- a CDS encoding DUF501 domain-containing protein: protein MTDGPAEADLRAVQRQLGRPPRGVAGVAHRCSCGLPDVVRTRPRLPDGTPFPTTYYLSCPRAASLVGTLESSGLMRRMTERLAEDPELAAGHRAAHEDYLARRAALGEEVPEIEGVSAGGMPERVKCLHVLLAHALAAGPGVSPLGDEVREALGDYGAAGPCVATDG from the coding sequence GTGACGGACGGGCCGGCCGAGGCCGACCTGCGGGCGGTCCAGCGCCAGCTCGGCCGGCCCCCGCGCGGCGTCGCCGGGGTCGCCCACCGCTGCTCGTGCGGCCTGCCGGACGTCGTCCGCACCCGCCCGCGGCTGCCCGACGGCACCCCGTTCCCGACCACCTACTACCTCTCGTGCCCGCGCGCGGCCTCGCTCGTGGGGACGCTGGAGTCCTCGGGCCTGATGCGGCGGATGACCGAGCGGCTCGCCGAGGACCCGGAGCTGGCCGCCGGGCACCGCGCCGCGCACGAGGACTACCTGGCCCGGCGCGCCGCGCTGGGGGAGGAGGTGCCCGAGATCGAGGGCGTCTCCGCGGGCGGCATGCCGGAGCGGGTCAAGTGCCTGCACGTGCTCCTCGCGCACGCCCTGGCCGCCGGGCCCGGCGTGAGCCCCCTGGGCGACGAGGTGCGCGAGGCGCTGGGGGACTACGGCGCCGCCGGCCCCTGCGTGGCCACCGACGGCTGA
- a CDS encoding ATP-binding protein: protein MAAAAGPRTPREDAEARRREVLGEYALLSAPADPEVAAVLRLARAATGAAGAAVVLLAAGRRHVLARAGGDGPVSAAAPLVSPEGHVLGALCVHGAPPETPHDAALQDLARVLVGLFERRRQARRHHHLAAAAEEARTTLELAHAELAARSAALATAVAELERSNGELEHFAAVASHDLRAPLTVVDGYVELVAEVYGERLDQRARDWLATARGGAARMAALIDALLGYAAAGAEEVACTPVDVGGVLELVRLDLLADLEAAGASLEAGPLPVLAGDAVQLRQLLQNLVANAVKFRRPDRPPRVRCWAEPGDGGWTIAVADDGRGIPQEHRAAVFGMFERAGGPGAAAGHGIGLATCQRVVHRHGGRIWAEETPGGGATIRFTLPGSALPVVVSLDAAAQPSVATQGPAAP from the coding sequence GTGGCTGCAGCCGCCGGCCCGCGCACGCCGCGCGAGGACGCCGAGGCCCGGCGCCGGGAGGTGCTGGGCGAGTACGCCCTGCTGTCGGCGCCCGCCGACCCGGAGGTCGCCGCGGTGCTGCGCCTGGCCCGCGCCGCGACGGGCGCCGCGGGCGCCGCGGTGGTGCTGCTGGCCGCGGGACGCCGGCACGTGCTCGCGCGCGCCGGCGGCGACGGCCCCGTGAGCGCGGCCGCGCCCCTGGTCTCCCCCGAGGGCCACGTGCTCGGGGCGCTGTGCGTCCACGGCGCGCCGCCCGAGACGCCGCACGACGCGGCGCTGCAGGACCTCGCCCGCGTGCTCGTGGGCCTGTTCGAGCGCCGCCGCCAGGCGCGGCGCCACCACCACCTCGCGGCCGCGGCGGAGGAGGCGCGCACCACGCTGGAGCTCGCCCACGCCGAGCTGGCCGCGCGCAGCGCCGCCCTCGCCACCGCCGTCGCGGAGCTGGAGCGCTCCAACGGCGAGCTGGAGCACTTCGCCGCCGTCGCCAGCCACGACCTGCGCGCGCCCCTGACCGTCGTCGACGGCTACGTCGAGCTGGTCGCGGAGGTCTACGGCGAGCGGCTGGACCAGCGGGCCCGGGACTGGCTCGCGACGGCCCGCGGCGGCGCCGCGCGCATGGCCGCGCTCATCGACGCCCTCCTCGGCTACGCCGCGGCCGGCGCGGAGGAGGTCGCGTGCACGCCGGTGGACGTCGGCGGCGTCCTGGAGCTCGTGCGCCTGGACCTGCTCGCGGACCTGGAGGCGGCCGGCGCGAGCCTGGAGGCCGGACCCCTGCCCGTGCTGGCGGGGGACGCCGTCCAGCTGCGCCAGCTGCTGCAGAACCTCGTGGCCAACGCGGTGAAGTTCCGCCGCCCGGACCGGCCCCCGCGCGTGCGCTGCTGGGCCGAGCCGGGCGACGGCGGCTGGACGATCGCCGTGGCCGACGACGGCCGCGGCATCCCCCAGGAGCACCGGGCGGCGGTGTTCGGCATGTTCGAGCGCGCCGGCGGGCCCGGCGCGGCGGCGGGCCACGGCATCGGCCTGGCGACGTGCCAGCGCGTCGTGCACCGCCACGGCGGGCGGATCTGGGCGGAGGAGACGCCGGGGGGCGGCGCGACGATCCGCTTCACCCTGCCCGGCTCCGCCCTGCCCGTGGTGGTGAGCCTGGACGCCGCGGCTCAGCCGTCGGTGGCCACGCAGGGGCCGGCGGCGCCGTAG
- a CDS encoding response regulator transcription factor has product MTTVLVADDDADIRELVAFKLSQSGYEVVPVPDGVAALDAVRDHRPDLVVLDLMMPGLSGLDVCAELRRAPETASLPVIVLTAKAQEHDVAIGFATGADDYVVKPFSPRELVSRVQAVLARAGS; this is encoded by the coding sequence ATGACCACCGTGCTGGTCGCCGACGACGACGCCGACATCCGCGAGCTCGTCGCCTTCAAGCTGTCCCAGTCCGGCTACGAGGTCGTGCCCGTGCCCGACGGCGTGGCCGCCCTGGACGCCGTCCGGGACCACCGCCCGGACCTCGTGGTCCTGGACCTGATGATGCCGGGGCTGTCCGGGCTCGACGTGTGCGCCGAGCTGCGCCGCGCGCCCGAGACGGCGTCCCTGCCGGTGATCGTGCTGACGGCGAAGGCGCAGGAGCACGACGTCGCGATCGGGTTCGCCACCGGCGCCGACGACTACGTGGTCAAGCCCTTCAGCCCTCGGGAGCTGGTCAGCCGGGTCCAGGCGGTCCTCGCCCGAGCCGGCTCGTGA
- a CDS encoding HEAT repeat domain-containing protein — translation MSAAAALLTAIACLAVLVAALAAAIASRRALRRRRAARDRRLAEPLRPLLLLLVAGEEEESAAAAARLSSLDPAAWRVVEPAVVALLGKVRGDAQRDVVRLLEDRGVLAGARRGLASASAVRRAGAAHLLGAAGDDRAARRLVQRLCDRDPEVRQVAARTLGRTGSPEVAVPLLAALAEGRVPAAVVAQALLRIGLPAAAALARATSSPVPAVRTTAVEVLGRVGAVSAFPQLQLRLFRDPLPEVRARAATALGRLGAPAALHALMEAASPAEPLAVRLAATRALGELGDPAAGQRLRLLLHEPDARVASTAGTALLALGDEGRAVLLDVAAGRASARAGARAREALAVAQLSDPAPVPDAAPAPDAAPDPVPDPVLDPAPDLVLAPALVGAS, via the coding sequence GTGAGCGCGGCAGCGGCGCTGCTGACGGCGATCGCCTGCCTCGCCGTGCTCGTCGCCGCGCTCGCGGCCGCCATCGCCTCCCGCCGCGCGCTGCGCCGCCGCCGCGCCGCGCGCGACCGGCGCCTCGCCGAGCCGCTGCGCCCGCTGCTGCTCCTGCTCGTCGCCGGGGAGGAGGAGGAGTCGGCCGCCGCCGCGGCGCGCCTGTCCTCCCTCGACCCCGCCGCGTGGCGGGTCGTCGAGCCCGCCGTCGTCGCCCTGCTCGGCAAGGTCCGCGGCGACGCCCAGCGCGACGTCGTCCGCCTGCTGGAGGACCGCGGCGTGCTCGCGGGCGCCCGCCGGGGCCTGGCCTCGGCCAGCGCCGTGCGCCGCGCCGGCGCCGCCCACCTGCTGGGTGCGGCCGGCGACGACCGGGCCGCGCGCCGCCTGGTGCAGCGGCTGTGCGACCGCGACCCGGAGGTGCGCCAGGTCGCCGCCCGCACGCTGGGCCGCACGGGCTCCCCCGAGGTCGCCGTCCCGCTGCTCGCGGCCCTGGCCGAGGGCCGCGTCCCGGCCGCCGTCGTGGCCCAGGCGCTGCTGCGCATCGGCCTGCCGGCCGCCGCCGCGCTCGCGCGCGCGACGAGCTCCCCGGTGCCGGCCGTGCGCACGACCGCCGTCGAGGTCCTCGGCCGCGTCGGCGCGGTCTCGGCGTTCCCGCAGCTGCAGCTGCGCCTGTTCCGCGACCCGCTGCCGGAGGTGCGCGCCCGCGCCGCGACGGCGCTGGGCCGCCTCGGCGCGCCCGCGGCGCTGCACGCCCTCATGGAGGCCGCCTCCCCCGCCGAGCCGCTCGCCGTCCGCCTGGCCGCCACGCGCGCGCTCGGGGAGCTGGGCGACCCCGCGGCCGGGCAGCGCCTGCGCCTGCTCCTGCACGAGCCCGACGCCCGCGTCGCGTCCACCGCGGGCACCGCCCTGCTGGCCCTCGGCGACGAGGGGCGCGCGGTGCTGCTCGACGTCGCCGCCGGCCGCGCGTCGGCCCGCGCCGGCGCCCGCGCCCGGGAGGCGCTGGCCGTGGCGCAGCTGTCCGACCCGGCGCCCGTCCCCGACGCGGCGCCCGCCCCCGACGCGGCGCCCGACCCGGTGCCCGACCCGGTGCTCGACCCGGCGCCCGACCTGGTGCTCGCCCCCGCCCTGGTGGGCGCCTCGTGA